A part of Halobacillus shinanisalinarum genomic DNA contains:
- a CDS encoding STAS domain-containing protein, protein MNLTIDVINGENITHVSLAGEVDAFTAPKLKESLLPLTKEEGQTIEVDLQEVNYMDSTGLGVFISALKSTKEHNTELKLIQMQDRVHRLFKITGLTEIMNIDNTVRGGM, encoded by the coding sequence ATGAATTTGACCATAGATGTAATAAATGGAGAAAATATAACTCATGTTTCTCTAGCTGGGGAAGTAGATGCATTTACGGCTCCTAAACTTAAAGAATCATTACTGCCTTTAACAAAAGAGGAAGGCCAGACGATTGAAGTAGACCTTCAGGAAGTCAATTACATGGACTCCACGGGATTGGGAGTATTTATTAGTGCTCTAAAATCTACGAAGGAACACAATACAGAACTGAAGCTTATTCAGATGCAGGATCGAGTACACCGTTTGTTTAAGATTACCGGCCTAACTGAGATTATGAACATCGACAATACAGTGCGGGGTGGGATGTAA
- the sigB gene encoding RNA polymerase sigma factor SigB, which yields MATKSRQHNDEVYEWIAYLQENPRDEDVQEKIVVVYKDLVESIARKYSKNSTIHEDLVQVGMLGLLAAIRRYDPGYGKSFESFAIPTIIGEIKRFIRDKTWSVHVPRRIKELGPKIKKAAEELTSTLQRSPSVIEIADYLEVSEEDVLETMEMGKSYKALSVDRKIEADSDGSTVTILDLIGNQEGGYDQIDQQMLLQKVLPTLNEREQEILQCTYFENMSQKDTGEKLGISQMHVSRLQRRALKKLREALQTESVEAF from the coding sequence ATGGCGACCAAATCTCGACAACACAATGATGAGGTCTATGAGTGGATCGCATATTTACAAGAGAACCCGCGTGATGAAGATGTTCAAGAGAAAATTGTAGTAGTCTACAAAGACCTTGTGGAATCAATAGCACGCAAATATTCTAAGAACAGCACGATTCATGAAGATTTAGTACAAGTTGGAATGTTAGGATTACTTGCAGCTATTCGTAGGTATGATCCTGGCTATGGCAAATCATTTGAATCATTTGCCATTCCAACCATTATAGGGGAAATCAAGCGATTTATTCGCGATAAAACATGGAGTGTCCATGTGCCACGCAGAATAAAGGAACTTGGACCGAAAATTAAGAAAGCTGCTGAAGAGTTAACAAGTACGCTGCAACGGTCTCCTTCTGTGATAGAGATTGCGGATTACCTAGAAGTATCTGAAGAAGATGTTCTAGAGACAATGGAGATGGGGAAAAGCTATAAGGCTCTTTCTGTCGATCGAAAAATCGAAGCAGATTCAGATGGCAGTACGGTCACGATTTTGGATTTAATCGGTAACCAAGAAGGTGGATATGATCAAATCGATCAACAGATGCTCTTGCAAAAAGTATTACCGACTCTAAATGAGCGTGAACAAGAGATTTTACAGTGCACGTACTTTGAAAATATGAGCCAAAAAGATACTGGTGAAAAACTTGGAATTTCTCAAATGCACGTGTCACGCCTGCAACGAAGAGCATTGAAAAAGCTGAGAGAAGCCTTACAAACAGAGTCCGTTGAGGCGTTTTAA
- a CDS encoding RsbT co-antagonist protein RsbRA: MDEKLKNIVLEHSDEIVKMWLEEVNNHKKSDYTATISDELFESTNREFVNVIFASIERHGVSSEINDFSERLINLGWPLSYLTDGMQVFRRVITEFILSQSDQIDSEYFSKVLKKVDDWVDPVINRLVNEFSGSWEHIVSLQRVALQELSAPLIPVMDDITIMPLIGTIDTERAKLIMENLLDGVIKHNAEVVLIDITGVPVVDTMVAHHIIQAAEAVRLVGSRCILVGIRPEIAQTIVNLGIDLGKFPTKSSLRKGFKTALELTNRTIEEAQTNDKDIENLVDSLNRE; the protein is encoded by the coding sequence ATGGATGAAAAATTAAAAAATATTGTACTTGAACATAGTGATGAGATTGTGAAAATGTGGCTGGAAGAGGTAAATAACCATAAGAAAAGTGATTATACTGCAACGATATCGGACGAGCTGTTTGAAAGCACGAATCGTGAGTTTGTTAATGTGATTTTCGCAAGCATCGAACGACATGGGGTTTCTTCAGAGATAAATGACTTCTCTGAGCGTTTGATTAATTTAGGTTGGCCTCTTAGTTATTTGACAGATGGGATGCAAGTATTTCGGAGGGTCATAACGGAGTTCATCCTTTCCCAGTCTGATCAAATTGATTCAGAGTACTTCTCAAAAGTGCTTAAGAAAGTGGATGATTGGGTTGATCCTGTCATTAATCGATTGGTTAATGAGTTTTCAGGAAGCTGGGAGCACATTGTTTCTCTTCAACGTGTTGCTTTACAAGAACTCTCCGCCCCTTTGATCCCGGTTATGGATGATATTACCATCATGCCTCTGATCGGAACTATTGATACAGAACGGGCTAAATTGATAATGGAAAACCTTTTAGATGGAGTCATTAAGCATAATGCAGAAGTCGTGCTTATTGATATTACAGGAGTACCTGTCGTAGATACGATGGTGGCTCACCATATTATTCAGGCTGCTGAGGCAGTTCGTTTAGTCGGTTCACGTTGTATCCTCGTAGGAATTCGTCCGGAAATTGCACAAACAATCGTAAACCTTGGAATAGATTTAGGGAAATTCCCTACGAAGAGTTCTTTGCGTAAAGGATTTAAAACGGCATTAGAATTAACCAATCGGACAATTGAAGAAGCTCAAACGAACGATAAAGATATTGAAAACTTAGTTGATTCTCTAAACAGGGAGTGA
- a CDS encoding anti-sigma regulatory factor has translation MDFQSCVNIKKEWDIVGARQVGRDMARKVGFGTVDQARIATAISELARNIYLYAGTGKVCFEALENMNQKGLSIVAIDNGPGIKELSQVMEDGFSTSGGLGAGLPGVKRLMDGFDIQSEDGKGTEIKVIKWLR, from the coding sequence ATGGACTTCCAATCCTGTGTAAATATTAAAAAGGAATGGGACATTGTGGGGGCACGTCAGGTTGGACGTGATATGGCCAGGAAAGTAGGCTTTGGAACGGTGGACCAAGCGCGCATAGCCACTGCAATCTCAGAGTTAGCAAGGAACATTTACCTGTATGCTGGTACGGGGAAAGTTTGCTTTGAGGCCCTTGAAAATATGAACCAAAAAGGATTAAGTATTGTTGCAATAGATAACGGCCCTGGGATTAAAGAGTTGAGTCAAGTCATGGAGGATGGGTTTTCAACATCCGGGGGACTTGGTGCTGGGCTGCCTGGGGTCAAAAGGCTAATGGATGGATTTGATATTCAATCTGAGGACGGAAAAGGAACAGAAATCAAAGTTATAAAGTGGCTCCGTTAA
- a CDS encoding PP2C family protein-serine/threonine phosphatase translates to MNTLKLDLENYKELMQEYIKTKDEQALYQAEQFSKHSMQHNISPEEIVNVHIESLQGLYPNMPEYIQLSLNFLLETMISYGMAYQEHQSMKEKQLELKSEISVAANMQKTLLSTVKPERQDVEVGALSIPAKQMNGDYHHFVEDSNGSLGIAIADVIGKGVPAALCMSMIKYSMDSFPEMRMDPSVILSSLNRVVERNIDPSMFITMFYGMYDITNHTFQYSSAGHEPGFYYSNNKDEFEEIEASGLVLGVSPEATYKEYSKEISIGDMVVLLTDGVTECRQGDRFIEQEEILEVIREYSHLPAQETVEQVYKHFERLQDFQLRDDFTLIILRRNV, encoded by the coding sequence ATGAATACACTTAAGCTTGATCTTGAAAATTACAAAGAATTAATGCAGGAATACATTAAAACAAAAGACGAACAGGCTCTATATCAGGCAGAACAATTTAGTAAGCACTCGATGCAACACAATATATCACCTGAAGAAATCGTCAATGTGCACATCGAGTCATTACAAGGCTTATACCCGAATATGCCGGAATATATTCAATTATCTTTAAATTTTTTACTAGAAACGATGATCTCATATGGAATGGCCTATCAAGAACATCAATCTATGAAGGAGAAGCAGCTAGAACTCAAGTCAGAGATATCTGTAGCTGCCAATATGCAAAAAACACTCCTTTCTACTGTGAAACCTGAACGTCAAGACGTGGAAGTCGGTGCATTGAGTATACCCGCTAAGCAGATGAATGGTGACTACCATCATTTTGTAGAGGATAGCAATGGCTCACTTGGCATTGCTATCGCAGATGTGATTGGGAAAGGAGTTCCAGCTGCGTTGTGCATGTCTATGATTAAATATTCAATGGACAGCTTTCCTGAAATGCGGATGGATCCAAGTGTAATTTTAAGCAGTCTAAATCGTGTTGTTGAGAGGAACATAGATCCTAGTATGTTTATAACCATGTTTTACGGGATGTATGACATTACTAATCACACGTTTCAATATTCTTCAGCAGGTCATGAACCTGGTTTTTATTACAGTAATAATAAAGATGAATTTGAAGAAATTGAAGCTTCAGGTCTTGTGTTAGGTGTATCCCCTGAAGCTACTTATAAAGAATATAGTAAGGAAATAAGTATCGGGGATATGGTTGTTCTATTGACAGATGGTGTCACGGAATGTCGACAAGGCGACCGCTTTATAGAACAGGAAGAAATACTAGAGGTCATAAGAGAATACTCCCATCTTCCAGCACAGGAAACAGTAGAACAGGTCTACAAACACTTCGAACGATTGCAGGATTTTCAATTAAGAGATGATTTTACACTAATTATTTTACGAAGAAATGTTTAA
- a CDS encoding STAS domain-containing protein: MRIPILKLHNYLLISIQIDLDDQTAIQFQEDLLSKIHESGATGVVIDLTSVDIIDSFIAKVLGDVVTMSDLMGAKVVLTGIQPAVAMTLIDLGIHLKDVPTALDLEQGLIKLQQELEE, from the coding sequence ATGAGAATCCCAATTTTAAAGCTTCATAATTATTTGCTTATTTCCATCCAAATCGACTTAGACGACCAGACTGCTATTCAGTTTCAAGAGGATTTGCTGAGTAAAATTCATGAGAGTGGAGCGACAGGAGTCGTTATAGATTTAACATCTGTTGACATTATAGACTCTTTCATTGCAAAGGTACTTGGTGACGTTGTAACGATGTCCGATTTAATGGGGGCGAAAGTTGTTCTTACCGGCATACAACCAGCAGTTGCAATGACTTTGATTGACTTAGGAATACACCTGAAAGATGTTCCTACTGCATTAGATTTAGAACAAGGGTTGATTAAACTTCAACAGGAACTGGAGGAGTAG
- the rsbW gene encoding anti-sigma B factor RsbW, protein METFDFVEVKVPAKAEYVGVVRLSTSGIANRMGFTYEDIEDLKVAISEAITNAVKHAYKETGEGEITIGFGIYENRLEVMVADRGGSFNLGEIKEDIGPYNQSDDIGELREGGFGLFLIDALMDKVEINSKYGVIVLMTKYLHENEVGQDGDQISTTQ, encoded by the coding sequence ATGGAAACATTTGATTTTGTTGAAGTTAAGGTCCCTGCTAAAGCTGAATACGTTGGGGTTGTTCGTTTAAGTACATCAGGAATCGCTAACCGTATGGGTTTTACATACGAGGATATTGAGGATTTAAAAGTAGCGATTTCAGAAGCGATTACGAATGCAGTTAAGCACGCTTACAAGGAAACAGGCGAAGGTGAGATTACTATTGGTTTTGGTATTTATGAGAACCGCCTGGAAGTCATGGTAGCCGACCGTGGCGGTAGTTTTAATTTAGGTGAAATTAAAGAAGATATTGGACCTTACAACCAAAGCGACGATATTGGCGAATTGCGGGAAGGCGGGTTTGGTCTATTCTTAATTGATGCTCTAATGGATAAAGTGGAAATTAACAGTAAATATGGAGTAATTGTTCTAATGACAAAATACCTTCATGAAAATGAGGTGGGTCAAGATGGCGACCAAATCTCGACAACACAATGA